In Corylus avellana chromosome ca2, CavTom2PMs-1.0, the following proteins share a genomic window:
- the LOC132170804 gene encoding aquaporin NIP1-2-like, translated as MAENGQIPGNQAAVVLNVKECEANHNIPSSSAPKPNHGGGCCFSVPFLQKLVAEVLGTYFLIFAGCGSVVVNLNNEKVVTSPGISIVWGLAVMVLVYSLGHISGAHFNPAVTFAFATCKRFPWKQVPAFILAQVLGSTLASGTLRLLFTGHDDQFAGTMPAGSNMQSFVLEFIITFYLMFVISGVATDNRAIGELAGLAVGSTVLLNVMFAGPISGASMNPARSLGPAIAHSKYNSIWVYILAPTLGAISGAWVYNFIRFTDKPLREITKSGSFLKLARSGNSRNNNSI; from the exons ATGGCAGAGAATGGACAAATTCCTGGAAACCAAGCTGCTGTAGTCTTGAATGTGAAAGAATGTGAGGCCAATCACAATATTCCTTCCTCCTCTGCCCCCAAACCCAACCATGGAGGAGGCTGCTGTTTCTCTGTACCTTTTTTGCAGAAG TTGGTTGCAGAGGTGTTGGGCACATACTTCTTGATATTTGCCGGTTGTGGGTCGGTGGTGGTGAATTTGAACAATGAAAAGGTGGTGACTTCGCCGGGAATATCAATAGTTTGGGGACTTGCTGTGATGGTGCTGGTTTACTCTCTTGGCCACATCTCCGGCGCCCATTTTAATCCTGCGGTCACCTTTGCCTTTGCCACTTGCAAGAGATTTCCATGGAAGCAG GTGCCAGCTTTTATATTGGCTCAAGTCCTCGGGTCAACACTGGCGAGCGGCACCCTTCGGTTGCTATTCACCGGGCACGATGACCAGTTCGCCGGAACAATGCCGGCGGGGTCTAACATGCAGTCTTTTGTGCTTGAGTTCATTATCACATTCTACCTCATGTTTGTCATATCCGGCGTTGCCACTGACAACAGAGCT ATTGGAGAGCTTGCTGGTCTTGCTGTTGGGTCTACGGTCCTACTTAACGTGATGTTTGCAGG GCCAATTTCAGGAGCATCAATGAATCCAGCAAGAAGCTTGGGGCCTGCAATAGCACATAGCAAATACAATAGCATATGGGTGTACATTTTGGCACCGACCCTTGGGGCTATATCCGGTGCATGGGTGTACAATTTTATCAGGTTCACAGACAAGCCTTTG